A genomic region of Manihot esculenta cultivar AM560-2 chromosome 15, M.esculenta_v8, whole genome shotgun sequence contains the following coding sequences:
- the LOC110602713 gene encoding uncharacterized protein LOC110602713, producing the protein MKILFISLLAFILVTIQANAATENFWCSNPGTRCYGKYVRCPDECPSTSSQNPKAKVCYVNCNNPHCKPECKRRKPDCNTPGSACYDPRFIGGDGVVFYFHGKSNEHFNLVSDSILHINGRFIGHRPAGRSRDFTWIQALGILFNSYTFSLEATKSATWDGEVDHLKFTYNGQDLVIPEGSLSIWYSPRKDIKVERISSKNSVIVTLKDTAEILINVVPVTKEDDRVHKYQVPANDCFVHLEVQFRFFNLSPKVDGVLGRTYRPDFENSAKPGVAMPVLGDEEKYKTPSLLSAKCESCIFSQGGSEQKTSSIIDFGTLDCTRGASAGYGIICRK; encoded by the exons ATGAAGATCTTATTTATCAGTCTTCTCGCCTTTATTTTAGTAACTATACAAGCAAATGCAGCAACAGAAAATTTCTGGTGCAGCAACCCAGGAACACGATGTTATGGGAAGTATGTGAGGTGCCCTGACGAATGCCCCAGCACTTCCTCACAAAACCCAAAAGCTAAAGTTTGCTATGTCAACTGTAACAATCCACATTGCAAGCCCGAGTGCAAAC GTCGCAAACCAGATTGTAACACCCCAGGATCGGCATGCTATGACCCCCGTTTTATTGGTGGTGATGGTGTTGTTTTCTATTTCCATGGCAAGAGCAATGAGCATTTCAACTTAGTATCAGATTCCATTCTCCATATTAATGGACGTTTCATTGGCCACAGGCCAGCAGGCAGAAGCCGGGATTTCACTTGGATTCAAGCCCTGGGCATCCTGTTCAACTCTTACACCTTCTCCCTTGAGGCCACAAAATCAGCAACTTGGGATGGGGAAGTTGACCATCTAAAATTCACCTACAATGGGCAAGATTTAGTCATTCCTGAAGGCTCTCTCTCCATCTGGTACTCCCCACGGAAAGATATTAAAGTAGAGAGAATATCAAGCAAGAACAGCGTCATAGTCACCTTGAAGGATACTGCTGagattttgatcaatgtggtgCCAGTGACTAAAGAAGATGACAGAGTCCATAAGTACCAAGTACCTGCTAACGACTGCTTCGTCCATTTGGAGGTGCAGTTTAGGTTCTTTAACCTATCCCCTAAGGTTGATGGAGTACTGGGCAGAACTTATAGGCCTGACTTTGAGAACTCAGCAAAGCCTGGTGTTGCAATGCCAGTTTTGGGAGATGAAGAGAAATACAAAACCCCATCGCTTCTCTCTGCAAAATGCGAATCTTGCATCTTCTCTCAAGGTGGCTCAGAACAAAAGACCTCATCGATAATAGATTTTGGCACTCTAGACTGTACCCGCGGGGCTTCGGCAGGTTATGGAATTATTTGCAGGAAGTAA